GATCTTCGGCGTCGGCGGGGGCGCGCTCGACGAGCGTAGCGACCTGAACCTCAACCTGCAAGGGAATCACGACGACGACCAGGACCGCTTCGTCGCCGATGGACTGTTGCGCTATCGCCGCAACGAAGTTGAAGGTCTTTTTTGCAGATCTTCTTCGGCTCGCTGGCCCTATTCGTCGGTCTTGGCCAGGTCGGCGCGCAGCGGCGCGAGCACCCGCTCGTAGTCGCTCGGGTTGACGTACTGGATGACGATGTTGCCGTGCGCGTCACGCCCGAGGTCCATCCCCTTGTCGGGATAGAGCCAATGGGTCACGCCTTTGCTGTCGGTGACCCAGTTCGGTGGCACGCCGAAGCGGCTTTCTAGCAGCTCGATGGAGAGCTGGGCCATCGGCAGGTAGGTGATGTGGGCGATCGGCATCTGGCGCAGGCTCTCCTTGTCGGCGGGGGCCAAGGTGACCTTTCTGGTTCCGTTGCCGAGGCGGCTGATGCGCAGTCCGCGCTCGTACATCCGTGCCAGTTCCTCTTGCTCCGCGTCCAGCGTCACGACGAAGGCGGCACGCAGCCGGTCGAGGTAGACCTGGTCGAAGAAGGCCTCCACGGTCAGCGGCGGTTCGGCCTCCTCGTTGGCGAAGAGGGTGAGCTTGCCGGGCTCGCCGAAGGCCTCCTGGACCTCGGCGAGGGGTGTGACGCCGATGGTGAAGCCGAACACCTGGAGCCGGCCCTGGGCGTCGAGGCTCGTGCTCCATGGCAGGCGCGCGCCATTGCTGTCGTCGATCTCATCGGGGAGGAGCATCCAGAAACCGGCGCCGCCGACGATGGCGGCGAAGAGCACCGTGAAGATGATCCTGCGGTCCATGGGCGCTGGCTCCAGTAGCGATTTCTGTTAGCTGGCGGGGCCGTCCGAGCGGTCGTGGCCTTTTACATCATCATCAGGCCAGCGACGACGTCACGACCCTCGCCTACCAGGATGTTATAGGTCCGACAGGCGGCACCCGTGTCCATGACCTCGATACCGATCCGCCGCTTGTGCGCCGCCGTGAGCAGGGTCGCGGCCGGGAAGACCTGCCGTTCGCCCGTGCCGAGGAGGATGACCTGCGGGGCGAAGTCGAGGAGGGCCTCGACATCGGCGGGCGTCAGCTGTGCGGCCGCGACCGGGCCCCAGCCCGGCACGAGCCGGCGTGGTGTGACGATCAGACCCTCGCGATAGGTCTGTCCGGCGATCCGGATGGCTCCGGGCTCGTAGCCTTGGATCAGGTAGCCGTCCGCCCCGTCTGCTTCGGCGAATCTCATCGAAGCACCATACCCGAACCCCGTCGGTAGCGACAAGTCGCCGGTCATGACGGGATTTTTAAAATCGCGGCACGGCGTTAAACTTCCCCTTCACCTACTTGTATTCACAATCCCCGAGAGGTCGTCGTGGTCGCCCCAGATCAGAAGTTCCGCCGCATCGAGCGGTTGCCGCCCTATGTCTTCAACATCGTCAACGAGTTGAAGGCCGCGGCGCGAGCTCGCGGCGAGGATATTATCGACTTCGGCATGGGCAACCCGGATCAGCCGACGCCGGCGCACATCGTCGACAAGCTCGTCGAGGTCGCCAGTCGGCGCGACACCCACCGCTACTCCGTCTCGCGCGGTATCCCGCGGCTGCGCCGCGCCATCTGCCACTGGTATCGGGAGCGCTACGACGTCGAGCTCGATTTCGATACCGAGGCCATCGTGACGATCGGGTCCAAGGAGGGCTTGGCCCACCTGGCGCTGGGCACGATGGATGCCGGCGACACGATTCTGGTGCCCAATCCGGCCTATCCGATCCACCCGTACGGCTTCATCA
This portion of the Thioflavicoccus mobilis 8321 genome encodes:
- a CDS encoding Mth938-like domain-containing protein, translating into MRFAEADGADGYLIQGYEPGAIRIAGQTYREGLIVTPRRLVPGWGPVAAAQLTPADVEALLDFAPQVILLGTGERQVFPAATLLTAAHKRRIGIEVMDTGAACRTYNILVGEGRDVVAGLMMM